The genomic interval TGTCACGTCCAGCAGCAGCAGGTCTTTGACCTCACCCCCCAGCACCCCAGCCTGAATTGACGCTCCCAGGGCAACAGCCTCGTCGGGATTGACGGAGCGATCGGGGGCTTTGCCATTGAAGTAGGCGCTGATCGCCTGCTGTACGGCCGGAATGCGAGTCGAACCGCCGACTAACAGGATGCGATCGATAGCGTCCGGGCTCAGATCGGCATCCTTCAGCGCTTGCTTGACCGGTTCTAGGGTGGCCTGCACCAGTTCACCGGCAAACTGCTCAAATTGAGCCCGAGTCAGCCCCATTTCTAGATGCTTCGGCCCAGACTCATCGGCGGTGATAAACGGCAGGTTGATCGAGGTGGACGGCATGCTTGACAACTCGATCTTGGCTTTTTCAGCGGCTTCACGAATGCGCTGCAGTGCCATCCGATCGGCTGATAGGTCGATGCCTTCGGCCTCACGAAAAGCAGCCGTCATCCACTCGACAATGCAGTTGTCGAAGTCGTCGCCCCCCAGGTGGTTGTTACCGGCGGTGGCCTTGACCTCAAAGACGCCGTCGCCGAGCTGCAAAATGGAGACGTCAAAGGTGCCGCCGCCCAGGTCAAACACCAGCACAATCTGGTCTTGGTCCTGCTTGTCCAGCCCGTAGGAGAGCGCAGCGGCGGTGGGCTCATTGATAATGCGCAGTACCTCTAGGCCCGCGATCGTACCGGCGTCTTTGGTCGCCTGGCGCTGGGCATCGGTAAAGTAGGCGGGAACCGTGATCACAGCCTGAGTGACTTCAGTGCCCAGATACGTCTCTGCATCCTGCTTCAGCTTTTGCAGAATCATGGCAGAGATTTCCTGGGGAGTGAAGGCTTTGCCCCGAATCTGTACATCTACAGTATTGTCGCGCCCGCTGACGCAGACATAGGGGACTCGGCTGCGCTCAGCCTCAGTGTCTTCCCAGCGCCGGCCAATAAATCGCTTGATACTGTAGACCGTGTTTTCGGCGTTGGTCACCGCCTGCCGCTTGGCCAGTTGACCGACCAAACGTTCGCCATTTTTGCCAAACCCCACAATGCTGGGAACGGTTCGCCCCCCCTCAGTGCTGGCAATAACAGCTGGCTTGCCGCCTTCCAGGACCGCAACACAGCTGTTGGTTGTTCCTAGGTCGATACCGATTACTTTACCCATAGCCCACGGTGCTCGCTGAATCGTTCGCTCTACCCTTTAAAACAGTCCAGATCGTTTTTGTCCGGACTGGTGAGACTATGTTGCCCGTTTACAAGCGGGAAGTTATCGTTTTTGTCAACAATTTTCAGGGTTACTGCTTAGACTTGGCGATCGCGGTGGCGGAAACAACCCCATAGCGTGGGTGGCTGTCTAGACCCTAGACAGCCACTGCACCCTCTATTCTGCTAGGTCTGTATCCCCAGGGACGGCTTCGCCGGGGGCGTCTTCTGGGGGAGCGGCCACCTTCACCATGGCGTGACGCAGCACCCGATCGCCCAGCTGATAGCCCCGCACAAACTCCTCAATCACGACTCCTTCAGGATGGTCGGCGGTGGGCTCGCGCATAACGGCTTCATGCAGCAGCGGGTCAAACTCCTGGCCCTCCGCCCGCATGGCTGAGACACCGAGGCGCTTGAGGGTTTCCACCAGCTGTTTGTAGACGCTCTGATAACTTTTGTGAATGGTCATCTCGGCTTCGGTCTGGGGCTTGATCTGCGATCGCGCCCGCTCGAAGTTATCCACCACCGGCAGCAGCTCAATAATGGTGTCGCCTTTGATCTGGCTGGCCAAGTCGTCTTTTTCTTTGCTGGTGCGCTTGCGGTAGTTCTCAAAGTCGGCGGCTATGCGCATCGACTGGTTGGCCCGATCTTCGAGTTGAGCCTTGAGCCCTGCCACCTGACGCTCCAGGTCAGCGACCAAAGCCGAATCGACACTGCTCCCCGCTTCAGCGGCGGCGGGGGCGGCGGGTTCAACCGTAGCTGCCGCTGCCTCAACGACATCGTCAAAGTCAATATCAATGGCGTCGTCTTCGAGAATTTCTTCGATCGCTTCAGGCGCTTCAGGGTCAGAAGCAGGATCGTGGTCATTGTGGTGAATATCGTCAACCATGCTGATACGTAACCCGACGGGTGAATGCAACAATGCGTCCAGCCTTTAGCGTAACCCCGGCAGACATTAACTCTGCCACAGCGGCCTGGCTTGGACACTGGCTCTAATTCTATCGTGGATTGCAGGTTTCACCGCCGCCAGTTCTGCTCCTCCGCCCCGTGGGTTGGCCCCACCTGCGCCTGCCATGGTGCAGATAAATTGGATAAGGGTATTATCGAGACTACGGGGTTAAGCACGGGTACGGCTGGCGATCGCGCTCATTGGTAAGCACAGCCTCCCATTTTGGGCATACTGCCTGCATAGGTATTGGGTTCAGGCCTTTATCACATCGGTATTTTGGCATCAGCGCTATGACTAATTCCTCCTCCTCCCGGCGGGCTCTGGTACTCCAGCGGAGCTTTTCGCCCTTCGGCAACAAGCTCATTCAGGCCGGCTACGTCGACTCAGAGCAAATGCAAAAGGCTCTGGCAGAGAGCCGCAAGAGCGGGCAGTCGCTGACCGATGTACTAGAGTCGCTGACGGGACAACAGCTTTCCCCCGAGCTTCTGCGCCAATACAAAAAACAGCAACTGTTTGAGCTTAAGATTCTCTACGGCGTTGAGTCGCTCGATCCGGAACTTGACAACATTTCCCCGGCCCAAATTGGCCATCTAATCGACACTCTGGTGCCCGTTGATATCTGTCGCCGTCACCGATTGGTACCGCTTTCAAAGGAAGAAGGCGACTCGCCCTCGGTGCTGGTGGCCATGGTCGATCCCGAGAACCTGGAGGCCCAGGACGACCTCAACCGCATTTTGCGGCCTCAAAATATGGCCCTCAAGCGCATGGTCATCACCGTTGAGGACTATCAGCGCCTGATGTCGACCTACCTGGACGATGCGGTAGCGAAACAGAAAAAAGAAGAGCTTGACGCCGCCGTAGACGTCAACACCAGCCTGGAGGAACTCGACTTTGGCGAGGGCAGCCTCGAAGACGTCATCGATGAGGAAGCTGACCTGGGGGCTGCTCTCAAAGATGCCGGAGCGGCCCCGGTAATTGCCCTGGTCAACAAAATTTTGGCCAAGGCCTTACAGGAAGGGGTTTCTGATATTCACATTGAGCCCCAGGAGGAGTTTCTGCGAGTCCGGTTTCGCAAGGACGGCGTGCTGAAAGAAGCGCTGCCCAAAATGCCGAAAAAGATCATTCCCGCCGTCACCGCCCGATTCAAAATCATTGCCGAGCTGGATATTGCCGAGCGCAGAGCGCCTCAGGATGGTCGTATTCGGCGGGTGTTTCAGGGCCGCAAGGTGGACTTTCGGGTCAACACCCTGCCCAGTCGCTGCGGCGAAAAAGTGGTGCTGCGGATCCTCGACAACTCCGCCACCCAACTCGGCCTGGACAAGCTGATCACCGATCCCGACTCTCTGCGTATCGTGCAGGACATGGCCTCCCGTCCCTTCGGCCTGCTGCTGGTGACAGGACCAACGGGTTCGGGTAAAACCACGACTCTGTACTCGGTGCTGTCCGAGCGTAACGATCCTGGCATTAACATCAGCACCGCTGAAGACCCGATTGAATACACCCTGCCCGGCCTGACCCAGGTGCAGGTGATCCGTGAAAAGGGCATGGACTTTGCGTCTATTCTGCGGGCCTTTTTGCGCCAGGATCCCGATGTCATTCTGGTGGGTGAGACCCGGGACCGTGAAACGGCCAAAACAGCGATCGAGGCTGCCCTGACCGGACACCTGGTGCTGACCACACTGCACACCAACGACGCCGCCGGGGCTGTCGCTCGCCTGGACGAAATGGGGGTGGAGTCCTTCATGGTCTCCAGCGCTCTAATTGGGGTACTGGCCCAGCGTCTGGTGCGAAAAGTCTGTTCGGAGTGCCGCATTGCATACCACCCCAGCCACGAAGAACTGGCCCACTTTGGCCTCTCGGCTGCCGCAGAGGCAGACATTACCTTCTACAAAGCCAACACCCTGACAGCAGAGGAAATTGCTGCAGCCAAGGAGAAAAATACCCTCTGTCCCTTGTGCCAGGGCGGGGGCTACAAAGGGCGGGTCGGCGTCTATGAAGTGCTGCGGGTGACCGAGCGACTCCAGAAACTGATCTCTGAGGGGGCACCCACCGAGGTGATCAAAGAGGCCGCCGTTGAGGAGGGCATGCAGACCCTGCTAGCCTACAGCCTTAACCTAGTGCGCCAGGGCTACACCACCCTCGATGAAGTAGAGCGAGTCACCTTTACCGATACGGGTTTGGAGGCAGAACTCAAGGCCAAGCGCAAGGCGTCTCTGACCTGCTCCTGCTGTGCCGCTGAGCTCCAGCAGGAATGGCTGGACTGCCCCTACTGTCTCACCCCGCGCTTCCACGAGTAGTTCCGGTGATGTCCCTCTACTGACAGCATCGGGTGTCAAAGTGGGCATCTTGTTACCAGCACTGGGTTAAGGGCACCCGCTGTGTTTTCGACGTCGCCTAAGCTGTTCTAACGTTGTATTCGCTTACATTTCTCAACCCCCAGGAGATAGTCCTATGGAATTAATGATTGAAGACTTGATGGAAGAGGTGATTGAGCGAGGTGGCTCTGACTTACACCTTTCGGCGGGTCTGCCCCCCTACATCCGCATTAGCGGTAAGCTGACCCCCACTGAGCACGAGCCCATGACCCCTGAGTCGTGCCAGCGGCTCATCTTCAGCATGCTCAACAACACCCAGCGCAAGCAGCTCGAGCAAACCTGGGAACTGGACTGCTCCTACGGGGTAAAAGGACTGGCTCGATTTCGGGTCAACGTCTACAAGGACCGGGGCACCTACGCCGCCTGTCTTAGGGCCCTGAGCTCGAAAATTCCGAGCATGGATACCCTTGGCCTGCCCAATATCGTACGCGAGCTGTCCGAAAAACCTCGCGGCCTGATTCTGGTCACGGGGCCCACCGGATCTGGCAAATCGACGACGCTGGCGTCGATGATCAACAATATCAACCTGACCCGGCCAGAGCACATTCTTACCGTTGAAGATCCGATTGAGTTTGTCTACGAGCCGATTAAGAGCCTGATTCACCAACGCCAGATTGGGGAAGACACAAAGAGCTTTTCCAACGCCCTGCGCGCCGCCCTCCGGGAAGACCCCGACGTGATTCTGGTAGGTGAGATGCGTGACCTGGAAACCATCTCCCTAGCCATTTCTGCTGCAGAAACCGGTCACTTAGTCTTCGGTACCCTGCACACCAGTTCGGCCGCTCAGACCGTAGACCGGATGGTGGATGTCTTTCCCCCCGACCAGCAGCAGCAAATTCGGGTACAGCTGTCTGGCTCTCTGGTGGCGGTCCTCAGCCAAACCCTGGTGCCTAAGGCCAATGTTAAACCCGGTGAGTATGGTCGGGTCATGGCCCAGGAGATCATGGTGGTTACCCCGGCTATTGCCAACCTGATTCGGGAAGGTAAAACGGCTCAAATCTACGGGGCCATTCAAACAGGCGGCAAACTGGCCATGCAAACTCTGGAGAAAGTGCTGGCCGATTTGTACAAAGCCGGCACGATTTCCTTCGAGGCTGCGATGTCTAAGACCTCTCGCCCCGATGAACTGCAGCGGTTGATTGGGGGTGCCCCAGCGCCTAGTGCTGCCGCTCGCCAGGGAGCGGCGGGGGGACGTCACTAGTCCTGGCCTGGGTGTATGCCATCGAAGGCAAAACGTCATCTGTTCTAAGCAGTACAAAGCACGCGAGTTCGGGTAGATCTAGCGGGTTCGGTCCGACGAACCCGCCGCTATAATTGCAGTACTTTAAGCCACTGAGCCATTGAGCTATGCCTACCTACGTTGCCATTGGTCGTGATACCAGCGGAGCCCAGCGCAAAGAGCGTATTTCCGCTGAGACGCCTAGCGATGCCCGCAATCTCCTAAAGGATCAGGGCCTCTATGTGATGGACCTGAAGGAGGAATCCGGGTTTAACCTGGACCTGGAGAGTATCAAAACCTCCATGACCAAGGTGACCGTAAAGGACAAGGCGATCTTTTCGCGACAGTTTGCGGCCCTGGTCAACGCTGGGGTAGCCCTGGTTCGAGGTCTGGGGGTGCTGGCGGATGACTGCTCGAACCCCAAGCTGAAGCAGGCGCTGCTGGCCATCAATGCTGATGTGCAGCAGGGTACGAACCTATCTGACGCAATGCGCAAGCATCCAGCCTGTTTTGACAACCTCTACGTGGCCTTAATTCAGGCCGGGGAGGTCGGCGGTGTACTCGACGAGGTGCTCAACCGTCTGGCCAAGCTGCTGGAAGATTTAGCCCGGTTGCAGAACCAAATCAAGTCGGCCATGGCCTATCCGGTAACGGTAGGGTTTTTGGCGGTAATTATCTTTGTCGGTATGACGGTATTTCTGCTGCCCATTTTTGCCGACATGTTTGAGGACCTGGGGGCCGACCTACCGGTATTCACCCAGGTGATGATGATGATCAGCCGCTTCTTGCGCCAGCCATTGAACTGGGTATTTATGGTGGCGGCAATTTCGGCGTTGACCTTTGCCTACCGACGGTACTATGCCACCCTGAATGGACGACGGGTGATTGACCGTCTATCCTTGAAAATGCCTTTGTTTGGAGACTTGATTCAAAAAACCGCTACCGCTCGCTTCTGCCGCACCTTTGGGTCGCTGTCGAAGTCGGGGGTGCCGATTTTGACGGCCCTGGAGATTGTGCGAGATACCGCCGGCAACCAGGTGATTGCTGAGGCCGTAGATGAGGCCCGCAAGGATGTGCAGGGGGGTGGCATGATCAGCCTAGCGCTGCAAAAGCACTCGGTTTTCCCAAGCATGGCTGTTCAGATGATCAGTATCGGTGAAGAGACGGGAGAGCTGGACTCCATGCTGATGAAAGTGGCGGACTTCTACGAGGATGAAGTAGAACAGGCGGTGAAGGCCCTGACCAGCGTGATGGAGCCGATCATGATTATGGTGCTGGGGGGTATGGTGGGTTCGATTCTGGTGTCGATGTACCTGCCGATGTTTAAGATCATGGAGGCGATCGGCTAGGCTGCGATCGCCGCTTTCGATATTTGGCCAGGGCGATTTTGCCCTGGCCATTTTTGATCGGCGGTGGTTTTGGCCAGGCAAAAGGACTAGGAACCGTCATCAATTAGCTGCCAAACGCCCAAAAATTAAGGGTTATAGCCCTTAGTGCAGCGTCAAAGCCAAAAATTAGGGTTCCCTTAGGTTTGACAGAGTCCTAGGACAACAGCCCGGCACTGAGGCGGTGAATAGCTCGATGGGCCACGTCGCTGTAGCTGACTTCACCGCAGAAAACTTTAACCATGGTGAGGGTGCTGGAGGGGCGCTTCACCCCGGCTCTGTAGGCCAGGGAGGGGGCTTGGTAGACCAGACGGGCCAGGCGTCTGGCCCAGCGCATTTCCTCGCCCCATTCCCTATCCATGACCTGGGTGTAGTCTGCCAGGGCCGTATCGCTGCCCTGGAGAGCCTTGGCGATCGCCTCGGCAGCCTTGAGGCCACTAAAGATGGAAGGCCGAATGCCCTCGGCTGTAAACGGGTCTACCACACAGGCGGATTCACCTGCCAGGACGGCCCGGTGGGTGTGGAGGGTTTGAGGACCATCCCAAATGAAAATGGGGTGACCGAAGTGCTGCACGGTACTGGCATCGACATCAAAGGCGGCGGCATAGTCGGCCACCGGGGTGCGTAAGTCCTGCTTGCGCTGGGCCCCCGAGCGAAACACGCCGCCACCGATGGAGTAGCCGTCGGCCTTGGGAAAATTCCACAGATATCCCCGCTGCAGCAGGCCCAGGTCGAAATGCACCACCGGATCCTGGGGCACCTCTAGGCGAGGTTCGGCCTCCAGGGCGGCGGCCAGCTGATACTTGCGCTCAGGAAAGCCCAGCCACTTGGCCATAGCCCCCCTGGCACCATCGGCTGCAATTAAAAAGCGGCCCTGGACTGGCCCCTGGCTGGTGTGCACCTGCCAGTGGTCCTCGTGGGATTCAACCCCCTGGGCTTTGGTGGCATCCCACAGGGTGGCTCCCTGCTTTTGGGCCTGCTGCACAATAAAGTGGTCAAACTCGTCCCGCCGCACCATCCACAGCGCTTTTTCGGCGGGCAGTTCGGCTTCGACTGGGTCTTCCAGGTTGAAGGTGTAGCGCACTCTGCAGACCTTGACCGAGATCGCCGGGGAGAAGTCGAAGTCAAACCATTCGGCCACCTGGGGCGATACACCGCCGCCGCAGGGCTTGTAGCGGGGGAGTTGGGCGGCCTCCACGATCAAGACTCGATGGCCTGCTTTGCTGAGGTGGTAGGCGGCGGTGGCTCCGGCGGGGCCTGCCCCGACGATGATGCAGTCATACATGGCTTTGGGCTCCTTTGGGCGGGTCTGCTGGGCTAGGCCAACCAGCAGGCGAGGGGAAATATGAGGTACTGCAGAAAAAAGAGCTTCCAGATGAACTGGTAGAACTGGGGGTAGGTCATGGTGCCCAGTCCCGCCGCCGTCTGGCCGGTGGGGGGCACCCGCAGACTCATCCAGCCCAGCAGCAGCAGCAGCAGCAGATGGGAGCCAGCCAAAAACAGCGAATTGACCCCGGTCAGCCAGGGCGCCGCCAGGGCCATACCCAGGTAGCAGACGCTCAGAATACCTAGGGCAACCTTAAAGACATTGCGCTGCCCCAGCTTCAGGGATAGGGTGCGGATGCCGTAGCGGCGATCGCCCTCAATGTCGGGAATATCTTTGAACAGGGCAATGGCGATACTGAACAGCAGAATGAAGCCGGTCAGCGCCCAAACCCGTCCCGGAACGGTGAAAGGAAGGCCGAGGCGATCGCTGCCGTGCAGAAACAGACCCAAATTCACAATTGCCCCCCGCACCGCCAAAATGCACACCGAAGCCCAAAAGGGAAACCGCTTGAGGCGTACCGGCGGCAGCGAATAGGCGGTACCAATCCCCAGGCTGAGGCCCACGGTAGCCAGCAGCCAGGGGCCACCGACGGCCGCCAATCCGATGGCCCCAAGCCCTGCCAACCCCACAATCCAGCGGCCGTCGGCCACCGAAAATTCACCCGCCGCCACAGGCAAATGGGGTTTGTTGATGCGATCGATCGCAATGTCTTCGAGCTGGTTTAGCCCCACGATGTAGAGGTTGCCCAGCAGGCAGGCCCCTCCGGCAACGGCGACTAAACTCAGCAAGGCACCCAAGTAGGGTAAGTTTTCGCCCCTCAAGTCGGCCAGCACAATGGCGGT from Leptolyngbya sp. KIOST-1 carries:
- the dnaK gene encoding molecular chaperone DnaK produces the protein MGKVIGIDLGTTNSCVAVLEGGKPAVIASTEGGRTVPSIVGFGKNGERLVGQLAKRQAVTNAENTVYSIKRFIGRRWEDTEAERSRVPYVCVSGRDNTVDVQIRGKAFTPQEISAMILQKLKQDAETYLGTEVTQAVITVPAYFTDAQRQATKDAGTIAGLEVLRIINEPTAAALSYGLDKQDQDQIVLVFDLGGGTFDVSILQLGDGVFEVKATAGNNHLGGDDFDNCIVEWMTAAFREAEGIDLSADRMALQRIREAAEKAKIELSSMPSTSINLPFITADESGPKHLEMGLTRAQFEQFAGELVQATLEPVKQALKDADLSPDAIDRILLVGGSTRIPAVQQAISAYFNGKAPDRSVNPDEAVALGASIQAGVLGGEVKDLLLLDVTPLSLGIETLGEVFTKIIERNTTIPTSKSQVFSTATDGQTSVEIHVLQGERAMAKDNKSLGKFELTGIPPAPRGVPQIEVSFEINADGILNVAALDKGTGRAQSICITNTGGLSDSEVDRMRLEAETYADEDGRRRQIAELTNRADNLFYSYEATLRDHGSLLDEAARISLEEKANELRAATQSPGVDVVTFQACIDALQSAIFAVGTNFYRDADSSGEIDMGISAADYAQPASDEPVGYDDEDPYDSDSELDATVTADYEAID
- the grpE gene encoding nucleotide exchange factor GrpE; protein product: MVDDIHHNDHDPASDPEAPEAIEEILEDDAIDIDFDDVVEAAAATVEPAAPAAAEAGSSVDSALVADLERQVAGLKAQLEDRANQSMRIAADFENYRKRTSKEKDDLASQIKGDTIIELLPVVDNFERARSQIKPQTEAEMTIHKSYQSVYKQLVETLKRLGVSAMRAEGQEFDPLLHEAVMREPTADHPEGVVIEEFVRGYQLGDRVLRHAMVKVAAPPEDAPGEAVPGDTDLAE
- a CDS encoding GspE/PulE family protein — encoded protein: MTNSSSSRRALVLQRSFSPFGNKLIQAGYVDSEQMQKALAESRKSGQSLTDVLESLTGQQLSPELLRQYKKQQLFELKILYGVESLDPELDNISPAQIGHLIDTLVPVDICRRHRLVPLSKEEGDSPSVLVAMVDPENLEAQDDLNRILRPQNMALKRMVITVEDYQRLMSTYLDDAVAKQKKEELDAAVDVNTSLEELDFGEGSLEDVIDEEADLGAALKDAGAAPVIALVNKILAKALQEGVSDIHIEPQEEFLRVRFRKDGVLKEALPKMPKKIIPAVTARFKIIAELDIAERRAPQDGRIRRVFQGRKVDFRVNTLPSRCGEKVVLRILDNSATQLGLDKLITDPDSLRIVQDMASRPFGLLLVTGPTGSGKTTTLYSVLSERNDPGINISTAEDPIEYTLPGLTQVQVIREKGMDFASILRAFLRQDPDVILVGETRDRETAKTAIEAALTGHLVLTTLHTNDAAGAVARLDEMGVESFMVSSALIGVLAQRLVRKVCSECRIAYHPSHEELAHFGLSAAAEADITFYKANTLTAEEIAAAKEKNTLCPLCQGGGYKGRVGVYEVLRVTERLQKLISEGAPTEVIKEAAVEEGMQTLLAYSLNLVRQGYTTLDEVERVTFTDTGLEAELKAKRKASLTCSCCAAELQQEWLDCPYCLTPRFHE
- a CDS encoding type IV pilus twitching motility protein PilT, whose translation is MELMIEDLMEEVIERGGSDLHLSAGLPPYIRISGKLTPTEHEPMTPESCQRLIFSMLNNTQRKQLEQTWELDCSYGVKGLARFRVNVYKDRGTYAACLRALSSKIPSMDTLGLPNIVRELSEKPRGLILVTGPTGSGKSTTLASMINNINLTRPEHILTVEDPIEFVYEPIKSLIHQRQIGEDTKSFSNALRAALREDPDVILVGEMRDLETISLAISAAETGHLVFGTLHTSSAAQTVDRMVDVFPPDQQQQIRVQLSGSLVAVLSQTLVPKANVKPGEYGRVMAQEIMVVTPAIANLIREGKTAQIYGAIQTGGKLAMQTLEKVLADLYKAGTISFEAAMSKTSRPDELQRLIGGAPAPSAAARQGAAGGRH
- a CDS encoding type II secretion system F family protein; protein product: MPTYVAIGRDTSGAQRKERISAETPSDARNLLKDQGLYVMDLKEESGFNLDLESIKTSMTKVTVKDKAIFSRQFAALVNAGVALVRGLGVLADDCSNPKLKQALLAINADVQQGTNLSDAMRKHPACFDNLYVALIQAGEVGGVLDEVLNRLAKLLEDLARLQNQIKSAMAYPVTVGFLAVIIFVGMTVFLLPIFADMFEDLGADLPVFTQVMMMISRFLRQPLNWVFMVAAISALTFAYRRYYATLNGRRVIDRLSLKMPLFGDLIQKTATARFCRTFGSLSKSGVPILTALEIVRDTAGNQVIAEAVDEARKDVQGGGMISLALQKHSVFPSMAVQMISIGEETGELDSMLMKVADFYEDEVEQAVKALTSVMEPIMIMVLGGMVGSILVSMYLPMFKIMEAIG
- a CDS encoding geranylgeranyl reductase family protein — translated: MYDCIIVGAGPAGATAAYHLSKAGHRVLIVEAAQLPRYKPCGGGVSPQVAEWFDFDFSPAISVKVCRVRYTFNLEDPVEAELPAEKALWMVRRDEFDHFIVQQAQKQGATLWDATKAQGVESHEDHWQVHTSQGPVQGRFLIAADGARGAMAKWLGFPERKYQLAAALEAEPRLEVPQDPVVHFDLGLLQRGYLWNFPKADGYSIGGGVFRSGAQRKQDLRTPVADYAAAFDVDASTVQHFGHPIFIWDGPQTLHTHRAVLAGESACVVDPFTAEGIRPSIFSGLKAAEAIAKALQGSDTALADYTQVMDREWGEEMRWARRLARLVYQAPSLAYRAGVKRPSSTLTMVKVFCGEVSYSDVAHRAIHRLSAGLLS
- a CDS encoding homogentisate phytyltransferase, whose amino-acid sequence is MPHAAPPNSTVPPGNRLRFTQTPLPWLYALWKFWRPHTVIGTSLSMLGITAIVLADLRGENLPYLGALLSLVAVAGGACLLGNLYIVGLNQLEDIAIDRINKPHLPVAAGEFSVADGRWIVGLAGLGAIGLAAVGGPWLLATVGLSLGIGTAYSLPPVRLKRFPFWASVCILAVRGAIVNLGLFLHGSDRLGLPFTVPGRVWALTGFILLFSIAIALFKDIPDIEGDRRYGIRTLSLKLGQRNVFKVALGILSVCYLGMALAAPWLTGVNSLFLAGSHLLLLLLLGWMSLRVPPTGQTAAGLGTMTYPQFYQFIWKLFFLQYLIFPLACWLA